TGCACTAAGGATAACAATCCAAACCTGTATTCTCCTCACATCTTGCATTCAAAGCATATGTGTAATGCTTGGCACATAATGCCATATAATAAGCATCCAATAAATCAATAAGATGATGAATAGCCAAGGAAATAAACTCATTTAGAAATAAATTGAGTCCTAGTTCATGAGTTCTTATTCAGTTTAGATATCTAAAAGCATGAATCACAACTAGTACTAAGGCTAGTCCTTCTTAAATGAATTTCTAACACTCAGTGTAAAGCCAAATAAAGTCAATGTATGTCAAAGCATCACATCCATGGTAATCCCCTCTACATAAGTATTCTCATGTGTTCCAAGGTCGTGGTGCCAGGAAGGGCTTTTTAGCAAAAATCTAACCTGTActccctttctcttccactgACTGCTGTAAGAAACAGCATGGCTACACCTCCACTTCATCCACCTACTTTCCCACTTTCCTGCCACATCAGAAGCTAGCAGAGAGGATTACATTTGCATGATTTTCTCAGTATTATTCCTCCCTTACTCAGACATGTTCCTTTGGGGCAGAGAGCTGAACCTCAGTATTATGTCTTATGATCCACCACAAAATCTAAATATAGCTAGTACCTGCCTATGATCCTGTCCTAAATGTGCTACTTTCAAAGACTGCAATACATAATCCATCAGTCAGCCATTTCAAATATGTCCTCAGACCCACAAGATGAATCCCATTTGTCAAGGAGACACGCTGCCCTATGTTATGTAAAGGAAGACAGCCACCATGGAAACCCCCTCACCACCAAGGTTGCTCCATCCTCAGATAGATCAGCTTAAGGTGTCTTGCCATCCATCAGGGAGGAACATGCCATTACAAGGAGGACATAAAACGTCGTCCTTGCTACATGGGGGAAGTTTGCCTGTCACCTTAGGATTGTCCCCATACACTCTTTACACTAAACAAATGGATTGTGATTGAATTCTTATTACTCACTACATGGTAGGCAACAAAAATCACTCCTCGTGGACTCTTTTCTGTTGCTGCTCTATTGGAAATACTGTAGAAGCACAAGCCTGGTAACCTGAGCCCAATTCTTGGAGGTCACATAAAGGCAGGAAAAAGATAACCCCacagagttgttctctgacttcacaCACACGCCATAGCACCACatatcatgcacacatatacaaaaacacatatacacaaataatagtaataatataagAATTTAGGagtcagtaagatggctcagaaggtaaaggtgtttgccacccaTCGTGATCAGAATTAGATCCCTGtagcccacatggtagaagaataGAAatactcctgaaagttgttctttgATCTCAATATATATGCCCCGGTTCATTTATGCCCACACAGATACATGTACACAAAGATATATGAACACATTAAAGAgatcaatgaaagaaaaagttaaagatttactataaaatattacatttattataaaagCTGTTATAATTTATTGGAGTTACAAATTCAAAGTACTATTCATGCTGTTTTAATAATGTCATATAACTGGTCATATTTTAAAACCAATGTTGATGCCtttgaatttaaattttcttcatatAGTCAATTACAGTCTTACATTACCACATTTCTAACTATATATTTGTATTCCTTTAAGTGTATACTTAATTTAAGAACATTAAATTATCATAGAAAGTAATTTAGGAGTTTAAAAATATTGATCTTTAAATATTATCTTGGGTTTTGCCATATTGAATCATTGTATCCAAAactctacaaaaaataaaattttcataagcaaattttcatgattttgtgtttttaatacaCGATTTACAACTATTTTATGACTTCATATGACTTgggtattttatatttaaatctgttttgtttaTACTTGGTTTCACTAAGGCcttaatttcaaaataataaaacccaTAAAATGTCTTTTACACTGAAACTTTAGGGTCTCTACATGATGACAGTGTATCGTAAACATTAAAAAGAGTAACTGatggggtgaatatgatcaaaatataccaTGTGTTCTATAAAATCATCAAAgacttaatttaaaaacatacattttttaaataatagaaatacttagGTGTTCTAATTTCTAAATTCCCATAATGATATTATGGGAGTTTTCTCTTTATATAGTGTAAGAGAATCATATTTCGGTGAGTGTTTGCTTTTGAAATATAATGAAACATTCATTTTCACCTTTACTATAAATTCAGGCTCAGAAACTATTTATAAAATACACCATCAAATAAATAAGAAGCCTCAGCAATATATTAAAGATTACAGTCTATAGCCATTTTTGTTATCAGAATAATCACACATTGATAGTTCTTAAAACTTAAATGTCAATTGGATGATCTATTTTGTACTGTTTTGGTAATGCTGGTTGATAGGACAAACTGACCAATGCAGTTTAAAATTATCTCCAACAGGTAAGGGCCATCTCCCTTCACCAAATTCTGTTTACCTTCTACCAAATAATCTTTTAAAGGGATATTGGATGTTTTagaaatcaagaaacaaaaatattgttCTTGATCCTCACTAGAGAAAATTTCTCAGGTGCAGCTATCAACCAGCCATGTTCTGATAAGTTCATTACTGCACATCTGTTTTCAGCTTACAGCACCTTTGTCCTGTTTCCAGTGTATGTTGTTACTAGATCACCACCCAGAGGCAAATTAAACTGGGCTTTCTTAAGCTCCTCATAAGCAGGGGCTCCTGAGAAAGCCACAGCAAAGCCACCCTCCTTCATACAGTGACACAAAGTGCAAGCCCCTGGGTAAGACAGCAGTATAAAATTAAGATTTGTATCACTGTTTTCCTTTGGTTCATCACTAGTATTGTTTATTATCTTAATTCAGTGTATCTTAGTGAGAGTCTGAGGGTTTTTCATTTCACTGAAACATTTTTTACTGTAATCACAGCAtaatttcataaagtgtttctccACTATCTAATATAAAATGAAACTTTTGAAAGTgcagatgtatgtgtatataagagagagaaagagagagaaagagagagagagagagagagagagagagcacatctGCTCCTCTTACCCAATGGATTTTTAGATTTGCTGACTCCATACAATCTCACTTAGCATatttattagctgtttttaattGTACAAGATTTTCTTCATATGATTTCAGTTGTGTTCTCCTTCCATTGCTAAATTTGCCCCTCAGTATTGTCAAGGCTTGATTTTGACCCATAATCAATAGAATTCCTTATTTGAATTCACCTCATCACTGGCAGTGCAGAAGACTCCCATGTCTTTTATACCGAGTCACTGAAAATGGCATGCTTTGGTGAAATTACATCATCTTCTCTTCACCCACGTAGGTTGTGAGTTTCTTAAGCATATTTACCTTTAAACTCAACTGTATGCTCAGTATACAGTGGCTcctcagtaaatatttttaatggaaGGAAGCTCAATTACAACAAGTAAGTTATGTTCTCTTAAAGCACCTACAACAGATTTGTTCTTGGTGAAATTCCTTGGTTGAGCAGACTGAGGAATGGGTAGTTATTTCTAATGAGTTACATAATTTCTACTTGTGGTGGTACAGATGCTTATAAACAAAATTTGAAGGTTTCTCAACATTGTAAGCATAAGATCACTGAATTGTACGCTTTAAAAGACTAAGAGGACAAAGTTCATGGTGTGTATAGTTTTATGGTACTGCAGTAAACGTTTATGTTCTTTGGTGATATGACTCTTATTCACCAAATACCACATAATAACTTAAACTATGGATAGGCTGAATGTTACAtcattgaaaaagaaagatacaaagtAGGGTGAATGTCCTTCTTGATCAAGAACATCTGGAAATGGgactgcagagatgactcagtggttgagagtactgactgctcttccggaggacctgggttctatttccAGCTCCCACGtagcagctcacagccattttAATTCCAGTACCAGAACTCAAAAGGAAATATGCAGAAAGGACAGCTGCTTGAGGATTCTTGTCAACCTGACTAGATGCAACTAGCAAGCAATATTCTTGGGTTCCTTGTACACCCAGGAATCTATCTATTGAGGTAAACAAAAGATCACACCAAGTCACAGTGGtccttaaaatgtttttgtatgttgaaCTAATCATGCTTAGAAAACTAAGAAGCAGAAGTCACAGTCATGAGGTAAGTGTATTCTTTACAGAGTGGCATCTTTTAATTCCTTGAGTAACTtctgctctgccttctctctgcaacCTCATGCTTCCAGACTTCTCACAGTGACTCAACCAACTGTCATCTTTATCTGTTTCAAACCCAGCCCAGGTGCAAAGGGTCTTAGTCTCTTCTAGCCTTCTAAGATCAGGACTGAGACTCTCATTGGTGACACCGGTTCTAAAAAATACCTGTCatcaattaaataataaatatatgtgtgtgttctcaaTTCCTTGAAATAGATCTTTAACTCCATGTTCCCTGTACTTCTAACACCTGTGCTTATGGAGAGAGGCTCTTCTTTCAAGCGTTCTACATTCCCTCCTAACctattccttttcctttcaaGACTGAATATCCATCTAGACCCTATACCTAATGTTATAGGTATGAAGGAACTGCTCTGAGACATTCAAATTATTAAATGTTACAGGATACTGACTTACTGAGATTAGCTGAAGCCGCAAACTCAAGTCAAGAACTCATTagccttttgtgtgtgtggagatTATTATCCCCTTCTCTTTACGAAAAAGTCAAGTATTCTCAGGCGGATTTGTTTGGTATTGATGCCATAGACTAGGGGGTTGAGAACAGGAGGCACGAGGAGATAAAGATTTGCAAGTATAATGTGTACCTGAGGAGGTACGCGGTGGCCAAAGCGATgagtgaaaaatgaaaagaatgcaGGGATATAGAAGACAAGAATTACACAAATGTGAGCTCCACATGTGCTGAATGCTCGGAACTGGGCATCCTTTGAGAGCAGTCGCAGCACGGCCTGCAGAATCAGGATGTAGGAGGTAGCAATGAGGACCACATCCATGCCAGTGACTGAAAGTGCTACAGTAAGACCATAGATGGTGTTAGGCTTGATGCTGGCACAGGCCAGCTTggctatgcccatgtgttcacaGTAAGTGTGAGGGATGATATGATGTCCACAGAAGGGTAAACGTTCAATGAGAATGACAAAGGGGAAGACAAAGAGCAGGCCACGCATTACACACGCCAGACCAATCTTCCCAATTACAACAGCATTGAGGATGGATGTATAGTGAAGTGGCCTGCAGATAGCCACATAGCGATCAAAAGCCATGGCCAGCAGAACAGCAGACTCTGTGGCAAAGACTGCATGAACAAAAAACATCTGGGTGAGGCAGCCATGGTAGGAAATGACATGGGAGCTGAGCCAGAAGATCGCCAACATTTTAGGCAATGTTGTTGAACAGAGGACCAGATCAGTAATAGAAAGCAGGCACAAGAAGAGGTACATTGGCTCATGGAGAGCCCTGTCTGTTATGATGATGTAGAGGATGGTGCCGTTTCCGACCAGAGCAAGGATGTACATGGAGCAGAAGGGAATAGAAATCCAAACATGCTGGTCCTGCATCCCAGGGATTCCAAGCAAAACAAATGTGGAAGGGTGGAAGGCAGTTCCATTGGGGATAGAGGCAGAGAGCATCGTGGTGCAAGGTGAAGACCTTCTTCCTGAAAGTGGTAAGAGATTGAAAGGATGTTACCTTAAATGCCATCTGTGCCTTCTAAATGTCCATTCAAGCTCTTGTTATTCATTCATACCAATGCTGTGTAAAGCAAATGCCTTCTTTGTTTCTAGTATACATTATTAAAATTCTTTAAGTAGCAGTATTTATCTCACTTCCAGGATCTCCATCTTCTAATAAGACTTCCACACTGTGTCGTAAATATTCTGACATGAATGtaatttaatctttctttcttgtttcattttttattggttatggtatttatttacatttcaaatgttatcccctttacagtttcccctctacaaccccctatcctctcctccctccccctgcctctatgagagtgctcccccccaactcctgcctcagcagtcTAGTggtcccctatcctgggtcattaagcctccacaggatcaagggactcccctcccagtgatgccagataaggcaatcctccaTGACATATCCAGTAAAGTCATGGGTACCccctgtatactctttggttgatcaacaatatcaaccaaccagacccaccaaagcccccagggactaaaccaccaatttAACCTTTCTTAGTGTGCACATATTGTATAGAATATTTTGTATTCAACTTCTCTAGCCTTGCCCTCTACCATCTTGTGTTGTGTTCCAGTCTCTGGGTCACTGGCATGGATTACATTTCTCACATTCTTACTAGTAGAACATTTCACCATAGAAAATAGCTGTCTTCTGCTA
This portion of the Apodemus sylvaticus chromosome 1, mApoSyl1.1, whole genome shotgun sequence genome encodes:
- the LOC127682809 gene encoding olfactory receptor 52D1-like, coding for MLSASIPNGTAFHPSTFVLLGIPGMQDQHVWISIPFCSMYILALVGNGTILYIIITDRALHEPMYLFLCLLSITDLVLCSTTLPKMLAIFWLSSHVISYHGCLTQMFFVHAVFATESAVLLAMAFDRYVAICRPLHYTSILNAVVIGKIGLACVMRGLLFVFPFVILIERLPFCGHHIIPHTYCEHMGIAKLACASIKPNTIYGLTVALSVTGMDVVLIATSYILILQAVLRLLSKDAQFRAFSTCGAHICVILVFYIPAFFSFFTHRFGHRVPPQVHIILANLYLLVPPVLNPLVYGINTKQIRLRILDFFVKRRG